CGTGGTGCGATGCACTGAAGGTCAGCCATGAAGGCAGCGCAGATCCATCCGCCAGCGTCGCCGTATAGGTCAGGCTGTCATTCTCATCAACATCCGTGAACGCATCGGCCAGAACTCTGTAATCAAGAGTTCCATCTTCCGAAACCGTTACGTTTTCAATTTCCCTACCAGTATCTGGATTGAGCACTGCTTCCTCCCTTTCGTTTAGATTTTGAATACGAAGATCTTCCGATGCCGATGTATCAGCCTGGTCATACGCCTTATCGGCGGTCGCATGGAATGTTTCCATATATGTTTCAAATGCAGCCTGTTCACCTACTACCGTCGCACCACCCGGAACGTTTGCCGGAACTGTGAAATCGAGGCTTTCATCAACAGCAGCGCTCAGCGTATAGCTGCCATCATCTTCAACGGTGATGTAGCGGAAATTGCTGCCGTTAGCCTTCATCGGATAGCCGTCGCCGCCATTGGCAAGGAAACTCAGAGTCACGAGCGAGATGGTGTCCGGTACATCGCGGAGCAGCTCCCCGTCATTGTAAAGGTTGATGTGATAATCATCGCCGACCAGCGAAATGTCGCTGACCCTTGAGCCTGCCGGATAATCGGGGTCCCAGGAGAAGGAAACGCCACCGATCTGCGGGAAACGCCCCTGAAGGGTGCCTGCTGCAACTCCATGTTCGAGAATAGCTTTGAGTCCTTCCGCAGTCGTATCGAATATCATCAACTGGTTGTTAAATCGCAGCGAGTTCTCGACATCGAGTTGGGAAACCGAGCCATCGGTCGGTGGCAGTTTATCGACTGTACCGTCAACCGGATCGGGCGCGGAGATCGTACCGATCTGGGCCCTGATGCCGCCTCCATTCTTGAGCGAAACAACAAAAGTATCCGCAGCGGCTTCACCCATCGCCAGTTCAGCAGCATAGGCGTTGGCATCGGCAGAAAGATCGCCAAGGTTGCTCTCTTCGGATCGGACCGTTGCCCGTTCACCTTCGAGATAGACATCGGAGTAACCGTACACATTGGCATCCTTGACGTTGATCACCTCCTGCACTGCCGTAACCAGACTTTCGACAGCATCTCCCCTGGTACCTTCAGCAAACGCAGTGGTGTCGAGTTCTTCGACGGTAACACCCCATGCTTCAGCCACATTCACATCGGTGGCCGCATAAGCACCGTTGATGGAAATGTTCTCAGCAAGGCTGCTGGTGATGATGTGGCCATCGGCGTCGAAATCGACCACAAGGCGACCGAGGTAGGTGAACTCGTTGTCGGTGTTGACGATCAGGGTGGTGTTGCCATCCTTGTCGCTCATTTGGAGCGGATAGGTATCGGCGAAGGTTGCGGCATGGCCCTCAAAGGCGACCGCTTGGTCATCGGCATCACCGAGGCGGGTATTTGATCCGGCAGCAAGAATGATGTCCACGCCTGAGAGTTTACCCGCAAGGCTCTTCTCGTTGGCGATTACCTGAAGATGCGAGATGAGGATAATCTTGTTTACCCCCTGTGCAATGAGATCGTCAATCACCGGCTGCAAGGCCGCCGCAAGAAGGTCCATGTTATCGGAACCGGTGCTGCCATCATCAACCACAGTACCGGAGGGTGAAGAGATGACCCGAAGCAACTGGGTTGTTGCGCCCACAAGTCCAATCTTTTCACCGTTCTCGGTGATAACCGCCGATGGAACGATCTTGCCGTTCAGGGTCGATGCTTCCTCCAGACCGTCGATTGCCGTGGTATCGACAAAGGTGCTTCTCAGGTCGCTGTCACCCGAAAAGTCGAGGTTTGCGGAAATGAAGGGGAAATCAGCTCCGGTCGAAGCGGGGGTAACGGCGTCTTTCAGCACTCTCGAACCGAGATCGAACTCGTGGTTACCGATTGCCGATGCCTCGACACCGATGGCGTTGTGAATGGCAATATCCACCGCGCCAATCGGCACCGTAGCCGTCGGAGCGAGACTGGAGCCGTTAGCCTCGTTCAGTTCGTCGATGACGCTGCTGTCGGTACCGGCGGCAAGGAAGGGGCCGGGAATGAAGTTGTCGCCACCGGCCAGCGTGATGCTGTTGGCGTATTCGTCTTCAAATTTATCAACCAGAGCGGCAAGGTTCGGCGCTGTTTCGGAGGCAAGCAGACCCGCCTCGGCATCGGCAAAGTGGAGAAGCTGAAGGGTATAGGTCGGAATCGCATATTCCGGAAGAGAATAAATCGCAAGACCAGGCGTCGTTTCACTGGAAACAATAAGCATTCCGTCGCCGGTGGTCAGCCCTTCAGGAGCCACAAATCCGGTATCTCCTTCGACATCAATAAGGTCGAGATAGCTGACATTGTAAGGGTTGGTGACATCGAAAACCACCACACTATTGGCACGCTCAAGACCGACATAAGCATAAACATGACCTTCAACTTCGGCAAGTGTGACATTTTCAGGCTCTGTACCCTTGTCATCCGAACGGCCATCATCATAGACACCGGCAGCAATTGCCGCCTGTTCGATCAAGTCGCCACTGTCATAGACAAGGTTCCCCTTGCTGTCCATGATAGAGATCGAGCGCCCACCGAAACCAATGACCTGTTCGGGAGCTTCGTCTGCAGCAGATTCATCAGAGAGATAGACCTCCGTATTGACCGTCTTGAGGCGACCGATCTCCCCGCTCTTGGTTGCTTCATCCTGCAGGTACTGATTCAGTTTCGTAAGATCGTCGTAATCGACAAGGCGCGTTTCATCTGACCAGAAAGCATCATTCGACAGCCAACCGTACTTCAGTGTCAGGAAAAATTCATCATCCGTTTTCACATAATGGGCAGCGGGGTCACTATTGTCTGAAAGAGTGATAAAAAGGGATTCGCCAGTCAGTGGATCGATAATGGTGTCGACCAGCGTAGCCCCTTCAGGAAGCGTCTTCGTAATGGTGAGATATTTCTTGTTATAGGCTGACTCAACGGTGAAATTCGCCACGTCGGAACGTATGCGGCCATCACCTTCGTTGGCCATGATCACGAAGGTCTCGCCGTTGAACTCGTAAGAATCAACGCCATCAGGCATACGCATACCGTAGAATGAACGGTAACCAGGATCGATGCCGCCATCCTTGTCCGAGGTATCAACAGCGAGTGTGTTATACCCGATCTCGACAAGAATGTTGTCGGCCCGTCCCTCCACATGCAGAAAATCGTTATCAAAGGCTACCACCAGTGAGCCATCCGCCTTGAGCGCCAGACCTTCGCTCTTGTCGAAGCGCGCATCGATACCCAGCGAAGGAATGTTCAGCAGCTCGTTTTTGTGTACAAAGGTTACCTCTCCGGCAAGCGCATCAGCAAGACTCTCGGTATGAGCAAGCTCGGGCTGAGTCACCCCGTCGCCAAGCAGCTCTTCCCAACTGTGACCATCCTGCCCAATGGTGTAAGCGAGCGTATCGGTCGCACCGGTAAGATCAACTTCGAAAATCGATTTGTTCGCATTCGACGTTGCCCCTGAATCGCGCTCGATCACATAAAAGAGATCACGTTCGGCATCATAGACCGCATCACCGATCTTGTCCTGCCCCTTCTCGCCGCTCAGTGCGTAGAGATATTCGTGAACGGCCTCACCGCTAACCGGATTGACCGCCACAATGCGAATGACCTCCTGATTGTCATAACCGGCCTGATGCAACGGGCTCTGAATAAAGGTGTAGAGCAATCCATCCTTGCTGTTGTACGCCATCGCCTCGAAACCACGATTGTTGTTGATCGTACTGTAAATGGAGGGCAGCGTCTGAAGCGTGTATTCCGGTATGTCAGCATAGCCGATGTTGGTTGCTGCAGAAAAAACGATACCGGCTGGCACAATACGTTTAACCAGATTGCCGGTAGCAACATCGAACAAGGCAATCTGCGGACCGTATTCGTCTGCCACAGCAAAAACAGGATTACCGCCGTTCAGGCCAGCGATCGTCAGGTGCAGGATCGATTCGGTATCAAGGCCGAACTGGTCTTTGGCGAGCAACTCATAGGTGTTATAACCATCGGCATCTTTGCCGATAAGCTGGTATGCCGCATCGTTTCGGTCAAGCTCACTGAGACCAGTGGCATTTCTGAAACCACCCGCACCATCAGGCACCTTCAGGGTTGTGCTGCCAAGCGTGACCACTTCGCCATTGACCTGACCCAACTTGTACACCGTGATGGGGAAATCCGGATCGTCGAAAATTTTACCCCCTTTTGCCGGGTCGGCAGGATTGTCACCTGCACGATCACCGATACTGGCCGCCTGCGGGCCGCGATCGGTGATGGTATAATAGATATCATACGCCGTCCCGTCGATCGTCTCCTTGCCATCATACCAAAGACCCGAAAGGCCACCTGCAGTCACCTCTCCATTATCGACAACACCATCATGATCGAAGTCCGGCCTTTCCCCAGGGTAGGTAATGTCAAATTCAAAGGTCGTCGCTTCGGGGGTGCCACGATCCCAGTCCTTGAGCCCAACAGGATTGATTGCGGTAATCACTTTTTTAACCAGATCGACCACGGCGATGGCATTGTTCTCCTGAAGCGTCACATAGGCTTTGGAACCGGAAATGGTGACATATTCAGGCTCCATATCTTGCGACACCAGATTTCCGATCACTCCATCGGCAGCATCATCACCGGAAAAGCGAACCCCTTTGTTACGCAACTGCTCGAGCTGATCGTTCCATGCGTCAAACCCGAGGGTCGTCACGACCGACGATGATGGAGTCACCGGGTTAACCTCGATAATCGAGATGGTACCGACCGGATCCATCGAGTCATCATCGGTACCGTAGAACAAGTTCGGTTCACCTTCATTGGCAGTCACGAGCAGTGTGCCTGAGGCGTTGAACGTAATCGAGTCTGGCAGAGAACCTACCGTCACCTGACCTGCGGAGTGTATGCCGGTAGCATCTGTCGTAAAAAACTGCACCAGACCGTTGGCATGGTAGGTGGCGGTACTCCCGGCAACCGTGGCTAACTGATCCACGGCAACCGCAATTAGCCCGTCAGCATTGACTGCAACGCTCTGGGCATTACCAGCCAGCGTTATGGTCCTTACACGTATAGGCCTCGAGGGATCGGCAAGGCTGACAACGTACAACTCGTTGCTGCCACCAATGACGAACGCCGTTTTACTTCCCGAATGGTAGGCGGTGATTTCAGAACCCGGAAGCTCTATTGATCCGATGAGAACATGTTCTCCGATAGTGATACCCATTGCATCTCCGTAAAGTTGGTAATGTTGAAAAGGGGTGAGCCCGTACTCCACTGCGAGCATCTCTCCGAGATCATCGCTCGTCATCTCTTCCCAAAAATCTGGAATGGAAATGGTGGTGTTATTGTCAGCCGTCATACTGTCCATCCAGAGCGATTGCAGTGCTCCAGCAAGCTGAATCTTCATGGCATCACCGGAAGCGGCCAACCCCTGTATGGTGGCCAGGGTTGTTGCATCAGGCTCTTCGTCTCCCATATA
The DNA window shown above is from Pelodictyon phaeoclathratiforme BU-1 and carries:
- a CDS encoding choice-of-anchor I domain-containing protein produces the protein MGTEGSAFEAYLAGDRKMIAESDAILQSAINSIKTEKPNILLISGDLTKDGEKLSHEAFAAYLAGIEATGTKVYVIPGNHDINNPDAMSYSGDSSTPVASVTPEQFASIYDDFGYGEALYRDPNSLSYVAEASDKLWILGIDSCEYDTNIADGAPETDGSLSAATKAWVLEKLAEAKLQGITVIGMMHHNLVEHYSLQDELFGDYVIDDSVNLANDFAEAGLSMIFTGHYHANDIVQVTDSGLYEIETGSLVTRPSPVRTVTINGDGSVEVSSTSVSEINYDLGEFDTFKAYATNFLHTGLVQLATYYLMTTFGITQESAAQVAPLFAAAMAAHYMGDEEPDATTLATIQGLAASGDAMKIQLAGALQSLWMDSMTADNNTTISIPDFWEEMTSDDLGEMLAVEYGLTPFQHYQLYGDAMGITIGEHVLIGSIELPGSEITAYHSGSKTAFVIGGSNELYVVSLADPSRPIRVRTITLAGNAQSVAVNADGLIAVAVDQLATVAGSTATYHANGLVQFFTTDATGIHSAGQVTVGSLPDSITFNASGTLLVTANEGEPNLFYGTDDDSMDPVGTISIIEVNPVTPSSSVVTTLGFDAWNDQLEQLRNKGVRFSGDDAADGVIGNLVSQDMEPEYVTISGSKAYVTLQENNAIAVVDLVKKVITAINPVGLKDWDRGTPEATTFEFDITYPGERPDFDHDGVVDNGEVTAGGLSGLWYDGKETIDGTAYDIYYTITDRGPQAASIGDRAGDNPADPAKGGKIFDDPDFPITVYKLGQVNGEVVTLGSTTLKVPDGAGGFRNATGLSELDRNDAAYQLIGKDADGYNTYELLAKDQFGLDTESILHLTIAGLNGGNPVFAVADEYGPQIALFDVATGNLVKRIVPAGIVFSAATNIGYADIPEYTLQTLPSIYSTINNNRGFEAMAYNSKDGLLYTFIQSPLHQAGYDNQEVIRIVAVNPVSGEAVHEYLYALSGEKGQDKIGDAVYDAERDLFYVIERDSGATSNANKSIFEVDLTGATDTLAYTIGQDGHSWEELLGDGVTQPELAHTESLADALAGEVTFVHKNELLNIPSLGIDARFDKSEGLALKADGSLVVAFDNDFLHVEGRADNILVEIGYNTLAVDTSDKDGGIDPGYRSFYGMRMPDGVDSYEFNGETFVIMANEGDGRIRSDVANFTVESAYNKKYLTITKTLPEGATLVDTIIDPLTGESLFITLSDNSDPAAHYVKTDDEFFLTLKYGWLSNDAFWSDETRLVDYDDLTKLNQYLQDEATKSGEIGRLKTVNTEVYLSDESAADEAPEQVIGFGGRSISIMDSKGNLVYDSGDLIEQAAIAAGVYDDGRSDDKGTEPENVTLAEVEGHVYAYVGLERANSVVVFDVTNPYNVSYLDLIDVEGDTGFVAPEGLTTGDGMLIVSSETTPGLAIYSLPEYAIPTYTLQLLHFADAEAGLLASETAPNLAALVDKFEDEYANSITLAGGDNFIPGPFLAAGTDSSVIDELNEANGSSLAPTATVPIGAVDIAIHNAIGVEASAIGNHEFDLGSRVLKDAVTPASTGADFPFISANLDFSGDSDLRSTFVDTTAIDGLEEASTLNGKIVPSAVITENGEKIGLVGATTQLLRVISSPSGTVVDDGSTGSDNMDLLAAALQPVIDDLIAQGVNKIILISHLQVIANEKSLAGKLSGVDIILAAGSNTRLGDADDQAVAFEGHAATFADTYPLQMSDKDGNTTLIVNTDNEFTYLGRLVVDFDADGHIITSSLAENISINGAYAATDVNVAEAWGVTVEELDTTAFAEGTRGDAVESLVTAVQEVINVKDANVYGYSDVYLEGERATVRSEESNLGDLSADANAYAAELAMGEAAADTFVVSLKNGGGIRAQIGTISAPDPVDGTVDKLPPTDGSVSQLDVENSLRFNNQLMIFDTTAEGLKAILEHGVAAGTLQGRFPQIGGVSFSWDPDYPAGSRVSDISLVGDDYHINLYNDGELLRDVPDTISLVTLSFLANGGDGYPMKANGSNFRYITVEDDGSYTLSAAVDESLDFTVPANVPGGATVVGEQAAFETYMETFHATADKAYDQADTSASEDLRIQNLNEREEAVLNPDTGREIENVTVSEDGTLDYRVLADAFTDVDENDSLTYTATLADGSALPSWLTFSASHHDKETMEAYFLTGGSEKRSTDSASAITAMVTGEKTDAGNLSWTTGDPVGGALTTIAETFRADYGFAIGVASTVEFSHATPAGVVSHNVNRGNTWAISHEILTETKPEVVIGAGLDSYFAKAGVSKTPTDTDSDADNNGFNDEYDAFHNGTVKPYTEKVEFVERKAGVDGGDALAAEAATVDLSSGERLFGLFGTSGGNFEYYNVEDTPGTVSITRSTGDGTPAIDEDPTMAEMANAALSVLNQDADGFFVMFEQGDIDWSNHANDYEAMIGGVYDLDLAVTEVESFVDLGSNGIDWSNTLVIVTSDHSNSYMRNESVLGVGNLGVVGTDVTYASGGHTNELVTVTARGAGATYFGELAGQIYDGTEIIDNTQIYTAMMNAAENAGAEHIILMIGDGMNVEHEIAASRYLYGEDFGLSWDDWGTLEDGWTGYATTWDVSSYNTYAALNGVASYDSATYDPLIGYDPEQGGDTPYPVAMTFSGTPTHSNVGSIEVKVTATDESGATASDMFTLTVTDTTAPAVVTFTPVDGAAGVAIGSNIELIFSEAIQKGSGTIEIHSGSPGGAVVESYNAATSANLTISGTMLTINPTADLKYQTQYYVTFGEGSIYDNSGNHYAGGTAYDFTTGADPFADNNGGTSTGTVLAGVGALGILAWLIF